DNA sequence from the Tepidanaerobacter syntrophicus genome:
TGAAGATGTTTATTCAGGAATTATTCCAGACAGATTTCCTGTTCATGACGGATTAAGTCCGGAATATCTTATAGAATATGCAGGCAAAGATTTCATGACTACTCAATACCAATATACAGAGGAACTCTTAGAAGAGATTGGTGAAAAAGCCATGGAACTAGTACGTGGAGACAGTTTTTCGATGGCTTGGGTTAGAAATCCAATAGCAATCATGTTTCAAAAATCCAAAGCTTTTGTAATGAGCAAAACCGGAATGATTCAGCATCCGGAAGTTTCAGGATTTGAAGCTGATGAGTATGATGAATTTATTAAAAACCCCTTTGAATTTATGGTTGAAAAAATTATACCTAGGCTAAATCCGGGCCTTGATACAGATCCGATTGCAAGAAGCGTGAATTTTACAAGGATAGTTTTAGCTCAAATGGATCAGCAGGAAGCATTTGATAAAAGCAATCAAAAATTAGTGGAAAAATACGGCTTCTTCTCCCCACCACCTGGAACAATGGGCCTTCAGCTTGTGCCTTTTGACTTTTTAGCTGATTTTTGTCGAGGATTTACTAAAATAGTGGTTGATATAAAGCGCCAGCCTGAAAAAGTACTCGAAGCAATGGAAGCACTAATGCCTTATGCTATATGGGCGGGAAGGACACCTGAAACTTCAATTTTTGGAGCAAACATGATAATGACTCATATGGCCACATTCCTAAACACAAAGGACTTTGAAAAGTTTTATTGGCCAACCTTTTACAAACTTTGCCACATTTGCGCCGAAAGAGGGCAAGCCATGTCTATATTCTGTGAGGATGATTGGACGCGTTACATCGACTACCTTCAAGAATTGCCCCAAGGCACTAGGCTTGCAATGGAATACGGTGACCCTGTCAAATTTAAGGATAAGCTCGGTAAAAAAATGGTACTGAGCGGATTTTATCCAATATCACTGCTAAAAACAGGGACTAAGCAGCAATGCATCGATAAAGCCAAGGAACTAATAGACATTTTGGCACCTGGTGGAAATTATATATTTGGTTTTGACAAACAAGCACTAAGCATAACCGATATTAATCCTGAAAACTATGTAGCAGTAATGGAATATGTGCTTGCAAATTCAAAATATACAAATGCCGGCAAAAAGGTCACAACTGCCAAAAAGGAAGATTCTGTAATAAAGTTTTCACAAAGTTATCCTGAATTTAAATCGAAATATATAGTTTCGTATGAGGAATTTATCAGCGACTACCCGCCGGTATGTGAAAAAGTAGATCCTCTTATGAGAAAGGCATATAATAAATACACTGATATGGTTATACCTTATTTGTCATCGATACTCTGATTTATTAGAATATGCAAAACTGCAGCCGTTTCAAAAATCATCGGCTGACGCAAATTAAGAAGGTGAATATTATAATGAAAAATGCCAAAGAATTGCAGCAAGAAAGGGCCCAGATATTTCATGATCTTGCTGATGGAAGGGTCCCAAAAAGAGTGCCGGTAGGCGGCAATATTGGAATAGAGTTTTGCATTCAATATGCCGGACTACCTCTTGCTAAAACTCAGTGGACATTAGAAGGTGTAGAAGAAGCGATGGACAAGGCCTGCCAGATAACAGGTTCAGACCTTTATCCGCTAGGGCCTGCAAGACCGCCTATAGGATATCAGATATTAGGCTCTAGAACGAACGTTATGGGTTCTAAAGGATTTATTCAACATCCGGAAGTATCTGTTATGGAGGCGGATGAATATGATGATTTTATCAAAAATCCTCATGAATTCATTATGGAAAAAGCACTTCCAAGAATGGACAAAGAATTAGATACCGATCCAGTCACTCGCTCTATTGTATATGCAAAAGCAGTTAAAGCACATTTTGATTATCTTGATAGATATGCACAAATAGATGAAAAACTTATAGAAAAGTATGGTTTTTATAGAATACCACCAGAATCTGCCGGCATGGCTCTTTCTCCCCTAGATTATATTGCAGATTTTCTCCGCGGTTTTAAAGGAATAGTTATGGATCTGAGAAGATGCCCGGAAAAAGTGGCAGAAGCATGTGAAGCAATCCTACCTATGATAGTAAAAATGGGCACACCGCCGGTAATTTCAAAATACGGACAAACATTTATGCCATTGCATATGGCTCCGTTTTTAAGGACAAGCGATTTTGAAAATATTTATTGGCCTACATTCTCGCGAACAATTCAAGCATTGGCGGATAAAGGACAGAGAGTCTTTATGTTTTGCGACCATGATTGGATGAGATACCTAGATCATTTGTATGAGCTTCCTGAAAATACATGCATAGCTTTTGAATTTGGTGATCCAAAGGTAATTAAAGAAAAACTGGGCAAAAGACATATTTTATCTGGTCTTTATCCGATGACATATCTTAAAACAGCGACAAAACAAGAATGTGTAGATAAAGCAAAAGAACTTTTATTTTAGATATAATGGCTCCGGGAGGCAGATACTATTTTGATTTTGACAAGAGCTTGATATCAATAGACAGCGCAAATATAGAGAATTACACTGCAGTAACACGATATATTGCTGAAAACTCATATTACAACAATGCAGGTGAGCCCCTTGCTTCTGATGCTAATAAAGGAAAAAAATTTGTTGATACTGGAGAGATAAAAGCATTTAAATCTAAATATTATCAAACATGGGAAGAATATAAGGAAAAACATCCGAATATTAGCCCGGAGTTAGAACCTATAATAGCTCAAAAACTTCAGATGTATGAAGAAATGCTTTTTACGTT
Encoded proteins:
- a CDS encoding uroporphyrinogen decarboxylase, which translates into the protein MKNAKELQQERAQIFHDLADGRVPKRVPVGGNIGIEFCIQYAGLPLAKTQWTLEGVEEAMDKACQITGSDLYPLGPARPPIGYQILGSRTNVMGSKGFIQHPEVSVMEADEYDDFIKNPHEFIMEKALPRMDKELDTDPVTRSIVYAKAVKAHFDYLDRYAQIDEKLIEKYGFYRIPPESAGMALSPLDYIADFLRGFKGIVMDLRRCPEKVAEACEAILPMIVKMGTPPVISKYGQTFMPLHMAPFLRTSDFENIYWPTFSRTIQALADKGQRVFMFCDHDWMRYLDHLYELPENTCIAFEFGDPKVIKEKLGKRHILSGLYPMTYLKTATKQECVDKAKELLF
- a CDS encoding uroporphyrinogen decarboxylase family protein codes for the protein MNVNELREYRTKLYEDVYSGIIPDRFPVHDGLSPEYLIEYAGKDFMTTQYQYTEELLEEIGEKAMELVRGDSFSMAWVRNPIAIMFQKSKAFVMSKTGMIQHPEVSGFEADEYDEFIKNPFEFMVEKIIPRLNPGLDTDPIARSVNFTRIVLAQMDQQEAFDKSNQKLVEKYGFFSPPPGTMGLQLVPFDFLADFCRGFTKIVVDIKRQPEKVLEAMEALMPYAIWAGRTPETSIFGANMIMTHMATFLNTKDFEKFYWPTFYKLCHICAERGQAMSIFCEDDWTRYIDYLQELPQGTRLAMEYGDPVKFKDKLGKKMVLSGFYPISLLKTGTKQQCIDKAKELIDILAPGGNYIFGFDKQALSITDINPENYVAVMEYVLANSKYTNAGKKVTTAKKEDSVIKFSQSYPEFKSKYIVSYEEFISDYPPVCEKVDPLMRKAYNKYTDMVIPYLSSIL